CTCGCAGGAGAAATGTTGCTTGCGGGTGGGTAATCAGCTCGGCCATGAGGTCGATTCGCGTCTCGCCGAAGTCGGCCGCGGGGGAAGGAAATCCTGCGCGGACCGTGGCATTCGCAAGCGGCAAGACCAGACCCCATGGCTGGATCTGGATTGGTGCCAGAGCTTGCAAAATGCTGTTCATTCATACAGTATATAAAATCCAGCCTGAAGATGATCTCTGCCCGCTCGGGCACCTGCAGCGCCGACTTAGGCGACGCTATCGGCGAACGCCTCCACACCCGTCGCACGACCGGCCATCACTTCGCCACCATGCTTCTTCGGATCGAAGGACGCCAGCATCTGGTCC
This Dysgonomonas mossii DNA region includes the following protein-coding sequences:
- a CDS encoding LexA family protein gives rise to the protein MNSILQALAPIQIQPWGLVLPLANATVRAGFPSPAADFGETRIDLMAELITHPQATFLLRVRGLSMSEDGLGDGDTIIVDRAIKPTNGHIVVAVVDGDFTVKRLQ